One Bifidobacterium angulatum DSM 20098 = JCM 7096 DNA window includes the following coding sequences:
- the tsaE gene encoding tRNA (adenosine(37)-N6)-threonylcarbamoyltransferase complex ATPase subunit type 1 TsaE has protein sequence MQDNAITLEAPNEEAMRNIGERLAGIVRGGDVLLLSGPLGAGKTTLAQGFGAGLGIGEPIVSPTFTIARELDGVFPGGGHAHMIHVDAYRLGGSDYAPGQDGIDRLLDELESLGLDEELEDPGENTVVLMEWGEQMAAALAPERLEIHIDRPAQLVQNTDEPTSEGTRIVTLVPVGSDWAQRAATLAGK, from the coding sequence ATGCAGGATAATGCAATCACCCTCGAAGCCCCAAACGAGGAAGCCATGCGGAACATCGGGGAGCGTCTTGCAGGTATCGTGCGCGGCGGCGATGTGCTGCTGCTGTCAGGGCCGCTTGGTGCCGGTAAAACCACGCTTGCGCAAGGTTTTGGAGCAGGGCTGGGCATCGGCGAGCCGATCGTGTCGCCGACCTTCACCATTGCGCGCGAACTGGATGGCGTATTCCCGGGTGGCGGGCATGCCCATATGATCCATGTGGACGCCTATAGGCTGGGAGGTTCCGACTACGCCCCCGGGCAGGACGGCATCGACCGGCTTCTTGATGAGCTTGAATCGCTGGGACTCGACGAAGAGCTTGAGGATCCCGGCGAGAACACCGTGGTTCTGATGGAATGGGGGGAGCAGATGGCCGCCGCCCTTGCCCCGGAACGTCTTGAGATCCATATCGATCGCCCGGCGCAACTTGTGCAAAACACCGATGAGCCGACCAGCGAAGGTACTAGAATCGTCACTTTGGTGCCTGTCGGCAGTGATTGGGCGCAACGAGCAGCAACTCTCGCAGGAAAGTGA
- the tsaB gene encoding tRNA (adenosine(37)-N6)-threonylcarbamoyltransferase complex dimerization subunit type 1 TsaB, translated as MGVNETVLVIDTSYGSTVGVVGYDPIVESDSRTHVEKLQVNIAKALETAGLAPSDISGIVTGVGPAPFTGLRAGIVAAKAIAFATGAKLVGQNILEPQAWWNAERHGSADDGLRVLTLAVNDARRKQLYFELCQPASPDDAAHDARPLIAMDIDYPANIVERVNDAVAAYERRFDGRVVVDVVGHGAAKYSDALASIQLLGDIVDESVLDQGAHGLGIFARRYDACDIARGESPVEPLYLRRPDAEVPNPLKHVLGHGGVKAAR; from the coding sequence ATGGGCGTGAACGAAACGGTGCTGGTGATCGACACATCATATGGTTCCACAGTCGGTGTGGTGGGATATGACCCCATTGTGGAATCCGATTCGCGTACGCATGTCGAGAAGCTGCAGGTCAATATCGCCAAAGCCTTGGAGACTGCCGGCCTTGCCCCCAGTGATATCAGCGGTATCGTCACGGGCGTAGGGCCGGCGCCATTCACCGGCCTGAGGGCCGGCATCGTCGCGGCGAAGGCGATCGCCTTCGCCACAGGCGCCAAACTGGTTGGGCAGAATATTCTTGAGCCGCAGGCATGGTGGAACGCCGAACGCCATGGCAGCGCGGATGACGGACTGCGGGTTCTCACCCTTGCCGTGAATGATGCACGACGAAAGCAACTGTATTTCGAACTCTGCCAGCCTGCGTCACCGGACGACGCCGCACATGACGCTCGGCCGTTGATCGCCATGGATATCGATTATCCGGCCAATATCGTCGAACGGGTCAATGATGCGGTTGCAGCCTATGAACGTCGATTCGACGGTAGGGTAGTGGTCGATGTCGTCGGTCATGGTGCGGCCAAGTACTCGGACGCATTGGCGTCGATCCAGCTGCTTGGCGATATCGTGGACGAATCCGTGCTCGACCAAGGCGCGCATGGTCTCGGCATTTTCGCTCGACGGTATGACGCCTGTGATATCGCTCGGGGTGAGTCTCCTGTCGAGCCTTTGTATCTGCGTCGCCCCGATGCCGAAGTGCCGAACCCGTTGAAGCATGTACTCGGTCACGGCGGCGTGAAGGCTGCACGATGA
- the rimI gene encoding ribosomal protein S18-alanine N-acetyltransferase has product MIVDITELDREQTIRSISALESELFGRGAWSESAVRQELDAPARTYVVDMDDHAGIRGYAGFWYDGDDAELMTIGVGKAYQRQGIAAALLKRLIQEADTQGAARMLLEVRVDNMPALALYQRFGFQRLGLRKRYYQPEGIDAYTMSLDIARPHIAGFQSANTVRKEGEER; this is encoded by the coding sequence ATGATCGTCGATATTACCGAGCTTGACCGGGAACAGACGATTCGATCCATCAGCGCGTTGGAATCGGAGCTGTTCGGCAGAGGGGCATGGAGCGAGTCGGCTGTTCGTCAGGAGTTGGACGCCCCCGCCCGAACCTATGTCGTGGATATGGACGACCATGCCGGTATCCGTGGCTACGCGGGTTTCTGGTATGACGGTGACGATGCCGAACTCATGACCATCGGCGTCGGCAAAGCATATCAGCGGCAAGGAATTGCCGCAGCCCTGCTGAAACGGCTGATTCAGGAAGCCGATACGCAGGGTGCCGCACGAATGCTGCTCGAGGTAAGAGTGGACAATATGCCGGCATTGGCCTTATACCAACGATTCGGCTTCCAGCGTCTTGGATTGCGTAAGCGCTATTACCAGCCGGAAGGCATCGACGCTTACACCATGAGCCTTGACATAGCGCGACCCCATATTGCTGGATTCCAGTCCGCGAACACCGTACGGAAAGAAGGAGAAGAGCGATGA
- the tsaD gene encoding tRNA (adenosine(37)-N6)-threonylcarbamoyltransferase complex transferase subunit TsaD, with product MSEPVVLGIESTCDETAAALVRGRTLLSNVVASSMQEHARYGGVIPEIASRAHAEAFVPCVSKALADANMTLRDVDAIAVSAGPGLAGCLAVGVSGAKALAWASGKPLYGINHVIGHIAVTQLQFGPVHENTMALIVSGGHTSLLHVTDIARTIDVVGTTLDDAAGECFDKVARLLGFPYPGGPHIDRHAQHGNPQAIKVPQGLTQGQAGAKHPYDFSFSGVKTAVARWVEGQQALGREIPTDDVCASLADSVATVLAKKTMRGCRQYDSDTLIVGGGFSANSQLRAKLLEYGRSNGVDVRIPEIRLCTDNGAMVAVLGASLVEAGVAPSDPDFSIDSAMPLTTISL from the coding sequence ATGAGCGAACCTGTTGTGCTCGGCATCGAATCCACTTGTGACGAAACGGCGGCGGCGCTTGTGCGTGGGCGTACATTGCTGTCCAACGTGGTTGCATCATCCATGCAGGAACACGCGCGTTATGGTGGCGTGATTCCCGAAATCGCGTCCCGCGCCCACGCCGAGGCGTTTGTGCCATGTGTAAGCAAGGCACTGGCCGATGCGAATATGACATTGCGGGACGTGGACGCGATTGCCGTGTCCGCAGGGCCGGGACTCGCCGGATGCCTTGCGGTCGGCGTTTCCGGTGCCAAAGCGCTTGCGTGGGCAAGCGGCAAACCGTTATACGGCATCAATCATGTCATCGGGCATATCGCCGTGACCCAACTGCAATTCGGCCCGGTTCACGAAAACACCATGGCATTGATTGTGTCGGGCGGGCACACCTCGCTGCTGCATGTAACCGATATCGCCCGCACGATTGATGTGGTCGGCACCACGCTGGATGACGCGGCGGGCGAGTGTTTCGACAAGGTGGCCCGACTATTGGGATTCCCATACCCGGGTGGGCCTCATATCGATCGTCATGCGCAGCATGGCAATCCTCAGGCCATCAAGGTGCCACAGGGGCTTACGCAGGGTCAGGCCGGTGCCAAGCACCCGTATGATTTCAGTTTTTCCGGTGTGAAGACAGCAGTGGCGCGTTGGGTGGAAGGCCAGCAGGCTCTGGGCCGCGAAATTCCCACCGATGATGTGTGTGCCTCGCTGGCGGATTCCGTGGCGACCGTTCTGGCGAAGAAGACGATGCGCGGATGCCGGCAGTATGATTCCGACACTCTGATCGTCGGCGGCGGTTTCTCCGCCAATTCGCAGCTGCGTGCCAAGCTTCTGGAATACGGCAGAAGCAATGGCGTGGATGTCCGCATCCCCGAGATCAGGCTGTGTACCGACAATGGCGCGATGGTCGCCGTGCTCGGCGCGAGCCTCGTAGAGGCCGGAGTGGCTCCCAGCGACCCCGATTTTTCCATTGATTCGGCCATGCCGCTTACCACAATTTCACTGTAA
- the thrS gene encoding threonine--tRNA ligase — protein sequence MAQSSISITVNGEAKEVEATTTGVELFSDDKNIIAVRLNGEPRDLYTPLSDGDTVEGIALDSEDGIAIMRHSATHVMAQAVQEIYPNAKLGVGPVIKDGFYYDFDVEQPFTPEDLKNIEKRMQRIIKSSQSFRRRVVTEEEALAEEADQPYKIELIKDKEAHLDPAAATEVSEKELSFYDNVDRDGNVVWKDLCRGPHLPNTRYIKAFKIERSAAAYWRGSEANPMLQRIYGAAFATKEDLKAYQTRLEEAAKRDHRKLGAEMDLFSFPDEIGPGLAVFHPKGAAVINAMEDYSREMHRKHHYSFVQTPHITKGGLYETSGHLHWYKDSMYPPMRLDEEKDENGNVTKQGFDYYLKPMNCPMHNLIFKSRQRSYRELPLRLFEFGTVYRYEKSGEVHGLTRVRGLTQDDSHIYCTREQMKDELKNLLTFVLGLLKDFGLDDFYLELSTKDPHKYVGSDEIWEEATNTLAEVAKDSGLELVDDPCGAAFYGPKISVQARDAIGRTWQVSTIQLDFNLPERFQLEYIAADGTHQRPVMIHRALFGSIERFFAVLLEHYAGAFPAWLAPVQVLGVPVADEFAPHLQKFIASLEEETVRCEIDLSDDRFGKKIRNASKSKAPFILIVGEEDMNNNAVSFRFRDGSQLNGVPVDEAKANIMKVIKKRVQVNTVDDFKAAIAD from the coding sequence ATGGCGCAAAGCTCCATCTCCATCACAGTCAACGGCGAAGCGAAGGAGGTGGAAGCAACCACCACCGGCGTCGAACTGTTCTCCGATGACAAGAACATCATCGCAGTGCGTTTGAATGGCGAACCGCGCGATCTGTATACGCCGCTTTCCGACGGCGACACCGTTGAAGGCATCGCCCTTGATTCCGAAGACGGCATCGCGATCATGCGTCACTCGGCAACCCATGTCATGGCCCAGGCCGTGCAGGAGATCTATCCCAATGCCAAGCTTGGCGTAGGTCCCGTGATCAAGGACGGCTTCTATTACGATTTCGATGTTGAGCAGCCCTTCACGCCGGAGGATCTGAAGAACATCGAAAAGCGCATGCAGCGCATCATCAAGTCCTCGCAGTCCTTCCGCCGTCGCGTGGTGACTGAGGAGGAGGCGCTGGCCGAGGAAGCCGATCAGCCGTATAAGATCGAGCTCATCAAGGACAAGGAAGCGCATCTGGATCCGGCTGCCGCAACCGAGGTCAGTGAGAAGGAACTGAGCTTCTACGACAATGTCGACCGCGACGGCAATGTGGTCTGGAAGGATCTGTGCCGTGGCCCGCATCTGCCGAACACCCGCTACATCAAGGCGTTCAAGATCGAACGTTCCGCCGCCGCGTACTGGCGTGGCAGCGAAGCCAACCCCATGCTGCAGCGCATCTATGGCGCGGCCTTCGCCACCAAGGAAGACCTCAAGGCATACCAGACCCGTCTTGAGGAGGCCGCCAAGCGCGATCACCGTAAGCTTGGCGCCGAGATGGACCTGTTCTCCTTCCCGGACGAGATCGGCCCCGGTCTGGCCGTGTTCCATCCGAAGGGCGCTGCGGTCATCAACGCCATGGAAGACTACTCGCGTGAGATGCATCGCAAGCATCACTACAGCTTCGTGCAGACCCCGCACATCACCAAGGGCGGACTGTACGAAACCTCGGGCCATCTGCATTGGTATAAGGACAGCATGTACCCGCCGATGCGTCTGGATGAGGAGAAGGACGAGAACGGCAATGTGACCAAGCAGGGCTTCGACTACTACCTGAAGCCGATGAACTGCCCGATGCACAACCTGATCTTCAAGTCCCGCCAGCGTTCCTACCGTGAACTGCCGCTGCGTCTGTTCGAGTTCGGCACCGTGTACCGCTACGAGAAGTCCGGCGAAGTGCATGGTCTGACCCGCGTGCGCGGTTTGACCCAGGACGATTCCCACATCTACTGCACTCGTGAGCAGATGAAGGATGAGCTGAAGAACCTGCTGACCTTCGTATTGGGGCTGCTGAAGGACTTCGGTCTGGACGACTTCTATCTGGAGCTGTCCACCAAGGACCCCCACAAGTATGTCGGTTCCGATGAGATCTGGGAGGAGGCCACCAATACGCTGGCCGAGGTGGCCAAGGATTCCGGACTGGAACTGGTTGACGATCCTTGCGGCGCCGCGTTCTACGGTCCGAAGATCTCCGTTCAGGCTCGTGACGCCATCGGCCGCACCTGGCAGGTGTCCACCATCCAGCTCGATTTCAATCTGCCTGAGCGCTTCCAGCTTGAGTACATCGCCGCCGATGGCACCCATCAGCGTCCGGTGATGATTCATCGTGCCCTGTTCGGCTCCATCGAGCGTTTCTTCGCCGTCCTGCTCGAGCATTACGCGGGTGCGTTCCCGGCATGGCTCGCTCCTGTCCAGGTGCTTGGCGTGCCGGTCGCGGACGAGTTCGCACCGCATCTGCAGAAGTTCATCGCCAGCCTTGAGGAGGAGACCGTCCGTTGCGAGATCGACCTGTCCGACGATCGCTTCGGCAAGAAGATCCGCAACGCCTCCAAGTCCAAGGCGCCGTTCATCCTCATCGTCGGCGAAGAGGATATGAACAACAATGCCGTGAGCTTCCGTTTCCGCGACGGCAGCCAGCTCAATGGCGTACCCGTCGACGAGGCCAAGGCCAACATCATGAAGGTCATCAAGAAGCGTGTCCAGGTGAACACGGTCGATGACTTCAAGGCCGCCATCGCCGACTGA
- a CDS encoding YebC/PmpR family DNA-binding transcriptional regulator, which translates to MSGHSKWATTKHKKAAIDAKRGKLFAKLIKNIEIAARQGGGDPDGNPSLYDAIYKAKKASMPADNIKRAVKRGSGEEAGGANYEDIVYEGYAPAGVGLIIECLTDNRNRAAAEVRSTLTKGNGSLATSGSVSFNFERKGQIVVPAEGVNFDDLFEKAAEAGAEDVSDDGEVFTVVTGPSDLTEVRKALQDAGFDYDSADLVMAPKNEVELSLEDAQKVSKLIDNLDDLDDVQNIYSNWTASDEVMAQLDEE; encoded by the coding sequence ATGTCCGGTCATTCCAAGTGGGCGACCACCAAGCACAAGAAGGCTGCCATCGACGCCAAGCGCGGCAAGCTGTTCGCCAAGCTCATCAAGAACATCGAAATCGCTGCCCGTCAGGGTGGCGGCGATCCCGACGGCAATCCGTCCCTGTACGACGCGATTTACAAGGCCAAGAAGGCTTCCATGCCGGCCGACAACATCAAGCGCGCCGTCAAGCGCGGCTCCGGTGAGGAAGCCGGCGGCGCCAACTACGAAGACATCGTGTACGAGGGCTATGCACCCGCTGGCGTCGGCCTCATCATCGAATGCCTGACCGACAACCGCAACCGTGCCGCGGCAGAGGTGCGTTCCACCCTGACCAAGGGTAACGGATCTCTGGCTACCAGCGGTTCCGTGTCCTTCAACTTCGAGCGTAAGGGCCAGATCGTGGTTCCCGCCGAAGGCGTGAACTTCGATGATCTGTTCGAGAAGGCCGCTGAAGCTGGCGCTGAGGACGTGAGCGATGACGGCGAGGTGTTCACCGTGGTCACCGGTCCGTCCGACCTGACTGAGGTGCGTAAGGCTCTGCAGGATGCCGGTTTCGATTACGATTCCGCCGATCTGGTCATGGCTCCGAAGAACGAGGTCGAGCTGAGCCTTGAAGACGCTCAGAAGGTCTCCAAGCTCATCGATAACCTCGACGATCTGGACGATGTGCAGAACATCTATTCCAACTGGACCGCTTCCGACGAAGTCATGGCTCAGCTGGATGAGGAGTAA
- the ruvC gene encoding crossover junction endodeoxyribonuclease RuvC — translation MIILGVDPGLTRCGVGVIEAGAYRRLSFIHVDVVRSAPDVSQDLRLLAIYNGLVEKMDRFVPDVVSIERVFAQSNHNTVLGTAQAAGLAMLAAAQRGIPVALHTPTEAKLAITGDGRAQKIQVERMVTRILNLNTMPTPADAADALALAICHALRPSGALQGGEREQHLTPAQRQWAQAAQKTRRRSSTDRGM, via the coding sequence ATGATTATTCTCGGCGTCGACCCCGGACTTACTCGTTGCGGGGTCGGCGTTATCGAAGCCGGCGCTTACCGCCGGCTTTCCTTTATTCATGTGGATGTGGTTCGTTCCGCGCCGGATGTGTCCCAGGATCTACGACTGCTTGCCATCTACAATGGACTGGTCGAGAAGATGGATCGCTTCGTGCCGGATGTCGTTTCCATCGAGCGTGTGTTCGCGCAATCGAATCACAACACTGTACTCGGTACTGCGCAAGCGGCTGGATTGGCTATGCTCGCCGCTGCACAGCGAGGCATCCCCGTGGCGTTGCACACTCCGACCGAGGCGAAGCTTGCCATCACCGGCGACGGTCGTGCGCAGAAGATTCAAGTGGAACGTATGGTCACCCGTATCTTGAACCTGAACACCATGCCCACTCCGGCCGATGCCGCCGATGCGTTGGCCTTGGCCATATGCCATGCGTTGCGGCCGTCAGGCGCATTGCAGGGAGGGGAGCGCGAACAGCATCTCACCCCGGCACAGCGTCAGTGGGCTCAGGCGGCGCAGAAAACACGCCGACGTTCCTCGACGGATAGGGGAATGTAG
- the ruvA gene encoding Holliday junction branch migration protein RuvA, whose product MIGSLRGTVEMVDTTQAVIEVGSVGYEVRMPSADLSRLHTGQETRVWTYLNVSQDAITLYGFLDSSSKKMFLQLIKVNGVGPKVALSLLSTLTANDLAKAVADNDATALAKAPGIGKKGAQKIILELKGSINLEDLGEKAPQSGASTDPGAKQVVEGLMSLGWHQQDAQYAVQEACESNGIAMPLSQEDVPQVLRLALTSLDRGR is encoded by the coding sequence ATGATTGGTTCATTGCGAGGTACCGTCGAGATGGTCGATACCACCCAGGCGGTTATAGAAGTCGGCTCTGTGGGCTACGAGGTGCGTATGCCGTCGGCTGATCTGTCGCGTCTGCATACCGGTCAGGAGACTCGTGTCTGGACGTATCTGAACGTTTCTCAGGACGCCATTACCTTGTATGGTTTTCTGGATTCCTCGTCGAAGAAGATGTTCCTGCAGCTCATCAAGGTCAATGGTGTTGGCCCGAAAGTGGCTTTGTCGCTGCTTTCCACGCTTACCGCGAATGATCTGGCCAAAGCGGTGGCCGATAACGACGCGACCGCATTGGCCAAGGCTCCGGGTATCGGCAAGAAGGGCGCGCAGAAGATCATCCTCGAGTTGAAGGGGTCCATTAATTTGGAGGATCTAGGGGAGAAGGCTCCGCAATCGGGTGCCTCGACCGATCCGGGAGCCAAGCAGGTGGTGGAGGGGCTGATGTCTTTGGGCTGGCATCAGCAGGATGCGCAGTATGCGGTACAGGAGGCCTGCGAATCCAATGGCATTGCGATGCCGCTGTCGCAGGAGGATGTGCCTCAGGTGCTCAGACTCGCCTTAACTTCGTTGGATAGGGGACGGTGA
- the ruvB gene encoding Holliday junction branch migration DNA helicase RuvB, which yields MAQPYEQVNSDANEESLRMVSSQPIGNEPVSDEELRPHVLDGFIGQPQLKAQLRLFLDAARKRETPPDHILLAGPPGLGKTTLAMIVANELEVPIRITSGPAIQHAGDLASILSSLEPGEVLFVDEVHRLPRAAEELLYIAMEDFRVDVMVGKGPGASSIPLTLPRFTMIGATTREGMLPSPLRARFGFTAHLDFYPHEELEKLVERSAGVLGLRIDREAAHELALRSRGTPRIANRLLRRVRDWVIVHDLPQASAEDVRQALALYQIDAEGLDRLDIAVLNAIVRNFQGGPVGLNTLAAMVGEESETVETVCEPYLVREGFLIRTPKGRVATPKAWQHLGMRPNEDDVNKSF from the coding sequence ATGGCACAGCCTTACGAACAGGTGAATTCCGACGCCAATGAGGAATCGTTGCGTATGGTTTCCTCGCAGCCCATCGGGAACGAACCGGTCAGTGATGAGGAGTTGCGCCCGCATGTGCTCGATGGGTTCATCGGGCAGCCTCAGCTGAAAGCGCAACTGAGACTGTTCCTTGATGCGGCTCGCAAGCGGGAAACGCCACCGGATCATATTCTGCTGGCTGGCCCTCCGGGTTTAGGCAAAACAACGTTAGCCATGATTGTGGCTAACGAGCTTGAGGTTCCGATTCGTATCACCTCCGGACCGGCCATTCAGCATGCCGGAGACCTGGCGTCCATTCTCAGCTCGCTGGAACCCGGCGAAGTATTGTTCGTTGATGAGGTTCACCGTCTGCCGCGTGCTGCGGAGGAATTGCTGTATATCGCCATGGAGGATTTCCGTGTGGATGTGATGGTGGGCAAAGGGCCGGGCGCATCGTCGATTCCGCTGACGCTTCCACGTTTCACCATGATCGGTGCCACCACACGTGAGGGCATGCTGCCGTCCCCATTGCGCGCTCGTTTCGGTTTTACCGCGCATCTGGATTTCTACCCGCATGAGGAACTCGAAAAACTGGTGGAACGTTCCGCCGGCGTGCTCGGCCTTAGGATTGACCGTGAAGCGGCGCATGAGCTTGCACTGCGTTCCCGGGGCACACCTCGTATCGCCAACCGGCTGCTACGTCGCGTGCGAGACTGGGTCATCGTTCACGACCTGCCGCAGGCGTCGGCCGAAGATGTACGTCAGGCGCTTGCCCTGTATCAGATCGATGCCGAGGGGCTCGACCGGCTTGACATCGCCGTGCTGAACGCCATCGTTCGTAATTTCCAGGGTGGCCCGGTGGGGTTGAATACGCTGGCCGCGATGGTGGGGGAGGAATCGGAAACGGTGGAAACCGTATGCGAACCTTACCTGGTGCGCGAGGGGTTCCTCATCCGCACCCCGAAGGGACGCGTGGCGACTCCGAAAGCCTGGCAGCATCTCGGTATGCGGCCGAATGAGGATGATGTCAATAAGAGTTTCTAG
- a CDS encoding preprotein translocase subunit YajC encodes MVQSSLFLGVVIIAFFGMMIWQSKKAKEQQQERKDFRANLQPGTEVITIGQVIGKVVEVDNQYDEIVIDTEGTKMRFALNAIAREYVRPAYVSDDEVDEYGNPLPQNELETSEEAKTTDGASDDAQKPVDADQSVETKND; translated from the coding sequence ATAGTGCAGTCCTCCCTGTTTCTCGGTGTTGTTATTATTGCCTTTTTCGGCATGATGATCTGGCAGTCCAAAAAAGCCAAGGAGCAACAGCAGGAGCGCAAGGATTTCCGTGCGAACCTTCAGCCCGGCACCGAAGTCATCACCATCGGGCAGGTCATCGGCAAAGTCGTTGAGGTCGACAATCAATACGACGAGATCGTCATCGATACCGAGGGCACCAAGATGCGTTTCGCACTGAATGCCATTGCTCGTGAATATGTTCGCCCGGCCTACGTTTCCGATGATGAAGTCGACGAGTACGGCAATCCGCTTCCCCAGAACGAGCTCGAAACCTCCGAAGAAGCCAAGACCACTGATGGCGCTTCCGATGATGCGCAGAAGCCTGTCGACGCCGATCAGTCCGTCGAGACCAAGAACGATTGA
- a CDS encoding adenine phosphoribosyltransferase → MTRNSDITIKALQAVGEEDAEYLVSLIGSTPGFPKDGIIFRDFMPVLADARGLDILLRGFAAALPIDPSDFDTVAGLESRGFLFGPALASRFGKGFVAIRKAGKLPPPVFTESYDLEYGSASVEIEQNAIHPGERVLIVDDLIATGGTARAGADLIEKAGGHVAGFSFLMELDGLNGYAKLSEAPISTLIAMPA, encoded by the coding sequence ATGACCAGAAACAGCGACATCACCATCAAAGCACTGCAGGCAGTCGGTGAGGAAGACGCGGAATATCTCGTCTCGCTCATCGGATCGACGCCCGGGTTCCCCAAAGACGGCATCATCTTCCGTGATTTCATGCCGGTGCTTGCCGACGCCCGCGGATTGGATATTCTTCTGCGCGGCTTCGCGGCAGCGCTTCCCATCGACCCTAGCGATTTCGATACCGTTGCAGGTCTTGAATCGAGAGGTTTTCTTTTCGGGCCGGCTTTGGCGAGCAGATTCGGCAAAGGCTTCGTAGCCATTCGCAAGGCGGGAAAACTCCCTCCGCCTGTTTTCACGGAATCATATGATCTCGAATATGGTTCGGCCAGTGTCGAGATCGAGCAGAATGCCATTCATCCCGGTGAGCGTGTGCTCATTGTCGATGATCTGATCGCCACTGGCGGCACTGCACGTGCCGGTGCCGATCTCATTGAAAAGGCGGGAGGGCATGTAGCAGGATTCAGCTTCCTTATGGAACTCGATGGACTTAACGGATACGCCAAGCTGTCCGAGGCTCCCATCAGCACCCTTATCGCAATGCCCGCCTGA
- the sucC gene encoding ADP-forming succinate--CoA ligase subunit beta — MDLYEYQARQLLEEQGIPTPKGIYAQNSHEVAEAAEKLGYPNVVKAQVKIGHRGQAGGVKLAKTRDEAILASEEILPMTIHNHKVNGVLVAEGKNILHEYYVSISVDRSSRDFDVLATANGGTEVEEIAKEHPESVKRLHIEALADFDMEAARKMAESIGFYHADVDQAADILLKMWRCFKENDATLVEINPLAKIGDPDDESSKMLCALDAKISLDDNAAFRHDGWKRFDDPMANDELERRAKEHGLHYVHLHGQVGVIGNGAGLVMSSLDAVSGAGEDLGSNVKPANFLDIGGGASAEVMAASLGIVLSDPQVKSVFINVYGGITSCEQVAQGILEALESLPSVKPIIVRFDGNAAAEGLSILGASNNPNIHVASTMEEAAYEAARIASSAKEAN, encoded by the coding sequence ATGGATCTATACGAATACCAGGCGCGTCAATTGCTTGAGGAGCAGGGCATCCCCACTCCGAAAGGCATCTATGCGCAGAACTCGCACGAAGTAGCGGAAGCCGCGGAGAAACTCGGCTATCCGAATGTCGTTAAGGCTCAGGTCAAAATCGGTCATCGTGGTCAGGCGGGTGGCGTCAAGCTTGCCAAGACCCGCGACGAGGCGATTCTGGCATCTGAAGAGATTCTGCCTATGACCATTCACAATCACAAGGTCAACGGCGTGCTTGTCGCCGAAGGCAAGAACATTCTGCACGAGTATTATGTCTCCATTTCCGTTGATCGATCTTCGCGAGACTTCGATGTGCTGGCGACGGCCAATGGCGGCACCGAGGTCGAGGAGATCGCCAAGGAGCATCCAGAATCCGTGAAGAGACTCCATATCGAGGCCTTGGCTGACTTCGATATGGAAGCCGCCCGCAAGATGGCCGAGAGCATCGGCTTCTACCATGCGGATGTGGATCAGGCTGCGGATATCCTGCTGAAGATGTGGCGCTGTTTCAAAGAGAACGATGCGACGCTCGTTGAAATCAATCCGCTGGCTAAGATCGGCGATCCGGATGACGAATCATCCAAGATGCTATGCGCGCTGGACGCGAAGATCTCGCTGGATGACAACGCCGCCTTCCGCCATGACGGGTGGAAGCGTTTCGACGATCCAATGGCCAATGACGAGCTCGAACGCCGAGCCAAGGAACATGGCCTGCATTACGTGCACCTTCATGGTCAGGTCGGCGTAATCGGCAATGGCGCCGGATTGGTGATGAGCTCCCTGGACGCCGTGTCCGGAGCCGGCGAGGATCTGGGGTCCAACGTCAAGCCCGCCAACTTCCTGGATATTGGCGGTGGCGCGTCCGCTGAAGTGATGGCGGCCAGCCTCGGAATCGTGCTCAGCGACCCGCAGGTGAAGTCGGTCTTCATCAACGTCTACGGCGGTATCACTTCGTGTGAGCAGGTGGCGCAGGGCATTCTCGAAGCGCTCGAGTCGCTGCCTTCCGTCAAGCCTATAATCGTTCGTTTCGACGGCAATGCCGCTGCGGAGGGACTGTCCATTCTGGGTGCTTCGAATAATCCGAACATTCATGTGGCAAGCACCATGGAAGAGGCGGCCTATGAGGCTGCACGCATCGCTTCATCGGCAAAGGAGGCCAACTGA